In one window of uncultured Acetobacteroides sp. DNA:
- a CDS encoding glycoside hydrolase family 3 N-terminal domain-containing protein: protein MKKSLFFTLPLSILTCGLGCYAQPNRISIEKEATELLKKMTLEEKVGQMCQLSLNTIGKGADVFTSYEPFMIDNERIKKAVVDYKIGSILNTSNNRALSKEHWSQIITRIQEESAKTRLKIPILFGIDAIHGVNYTQGSTLFPQQLAMAATWNRSLVERGASITSYEMRASSIPWTFSPVLDLGIDPRWPRIWETFGEDPYLAAEMGVQMIKGYQGADNNVGATNKGAACLKHFLGYSAPVSGKDRTPALIPNNYLCEYHLPSFKAAIEAGAKSIMINSGIINGESIHASHRILTDLLKKELKFDGVVVTDWADIENLYKRDKIAATPKEAVKLAINAGIDMSMVPYSTDFCDYLVQLVKEGEVSTSRIDDAVHRILVMKLELGLFEKPTTDYKDYPLFGSKEFENSAYNAACEAITLLKNDNILPIKKGAKLLVTGPNANSMRTLNGGWSYSWQGEKTEEYAQMYNTILEAMTNEFGKENVLYTPGLEYNMKGQYYEEQNTDITAAVEKAKQVDYIVACLGENSYTEKPGDLQDLYLSENQQQLIKELSKVGKPIILVLNEGRPRIISKIERYCKGVVMAYLPGNYGGDALAAILSGKENPSGKLPITYPAYPNSLIAYHHKPAEEQKKSEGAYDYNGEFTPQYPFGYGLSYTNFTYSNLLLSSKELQKNGSITVTVDVKNTGNRSGKEVVMLFSSDLVASLTPDVKRLRKFEKIELNPGEQKTVNFTITPNDLKFFDLEGKAKAEKGNFTIEIGNLSQQLSLVEDVTY from the coding sequence ATGAAAAAATCTTTATTTTTCACTCTTCCTCTATCTATATTAACATGTGGCTTGGGATGTTACGCTCAGCCCAATCGAATTTCAATAGAGAAAGAAGCAACTGAACTTTTAAAAAAGATGACCCTAGAGGAAAAGGTTGGGCAAATGTGCCAGCTATCCCTCAACACCATTGGCAAAGGTGCTGATGTGTTTACATCATACGAGCCCTTTATGATTGACAACGAAAGAATAAAAAAAGCCGTTGTCGATTACAAGATTGGCTCCATACTGAACACCTCCAATAATCGGGCTCTAAGCAAAGAACACTGGTCACAGATCATTACCCGAATCCAAGAAGAGAGCGCTAAAACAAGACTGAAAATTCCGATTCTTTTTGGAATAGATGCCATCCATGGGGTAAACTACACCCAAGGCTCGACCCTATTCCCCCAGCAACTGGCGATGGCAGCTACATGGAATAGATCATTGGTAGAAAGAGGAGCTTCTATTACCTCATATGAGATGCGTGCGTCATCTATTCCTTGGACATTCTCTCCTGTACTCGATTTGGGTATCGATCCTCGTTGGCCTCGCATATGGGAAACCTTTGGTGAAGACCCCTACCTTGCAGCAGAAATGGGAGTACAAATGATAAAAGGCTATCAAGGAGCCGACAACAACGTTGGAGCCACCAACAAAGGAGCAGCTTGCCTAAAACACTTTCTAGGATACTCAGCACCTGTTAGTGGAAAGGATAGAACACCAGCTCTTATTCCCAATAACTACCTCTGCGAATACCATCTACCTTCGTTTAAGGCAGCAATTGAGGCAGGCGCAAAGTCTATCATGATAAACTCAGGCATCATTAATGGCGAATCGATTCACGCCAGCCACCGTATACTCACAGACTTACTTAAAAAGGAACTGAAGTTCGATGGTGTAGTAGTAACAGACTGGGCTGACATCGAAAATCTATATAAACGCGACAAAATAGCAGCAACCCCTAAAGAGGCTGTCAAACTAGCTATCAATGCTGGTATAGACATGTCTATGGTTCCATACTCCACTGATTTTTGCGACTATCTTGTGCAGTTGGTTAAGGAAGGTGAAGTATCAACAAGTCGCATTGACGATGCTGTTCATCGTATTTTAGTAATGAAGTTGGAACTCGGACTTTTCGAAAAACCAACTACTGACTATAAGGACTACCCTCTATTTGGCTCAAAAGAATTTGAAAACTCTGCGTACAATGCCGCATGCGAGGCAATTACTCTACTTAAGAACGACAACATTCTTCCAATAAAAAAAGGAGCAAAATTGCTGGTAACAGGACCAAATGCCAACTCAATGCGCACGCTTAATGGTGGATGGAGTTACTCTTGGCAAGGTGAAAAAACCGAAGAATACGCACAAATGTACAATACTATTCTTGAAGCCATGACCAACGAATTCGGTAAAGAAAACGTTCTTTACACCCCTGGTCTTGAGTACAACATGAAAGGACAATACTACGAGGAACAAAATACTGATATTACAGCAGCAGTGGAGAAAGCAAAACAGGTGGATTACATAGTGGCTTGCCTTGGAGAAAACTCCTATACTGAGAAACCTGGAGATCTTCAAGATCTTTACCTATCAGAAAACCAACAACAACTAATAAAAGAACTCTCAAAAGTAGGCAAACCAATCATTTTGGTACTCAACGAAGGACGACCTCGAATCATAAGCAAGATAGAACGGTATTGTAAAGGGGTAGTAATGGCCTATCTACCTGGAAACTATGGAGGAGATGCTCTTGCTGCAATTCTATCAGGTAAAGAAAACCCATCAGGTAAACTTCCTATTACTTACCCAGCCTACCCCAACTCACTCATAGCCTACCACCACAAGCCAGCCGAAGAACAAAAGAAATCAGAAGGAGCCTACGACTACAACGGTGAATTTACGCCACAATATCCATTTGGATACGGACTATCTTACACCAACTTCACCTACAGCAACCTACTACTTAGTTCAAAAGAGTTGCAAAAAAATGGATCAATAACAGTTACTGTAGATGTTAAAAACACAGGCAACCGGAGTGGAAAAGAAGTGGTAATGCTTTTCTCTTCTGATCTAGTAGCTTCACTCACACCTGATGTTAAGCGCCTACGCAAATTCGAAAAGATAGAATTAAACCCAGGCGAACAAAAAACAGTAAACTTCACTATAACACCAAATGATCTTAAATTCTTCGATTTGGAGGGTAAGGCAAAAGCAGAGAAAGGAAACTTCACTATTGAAATTGGCAATTTATCTCAACAGTTGTCACTAGTTGAAGATGTAACTTACTAG
- a CDS encoding glycoside hydrolase family 16 protein: MSRFATLTLTFMLIYFSAYAQDNNIKKQRPPLMHGYKLLWSDEFNKDGTPDPKIWTIEIGGHGWGNNELQYYTDRKENAEVKNGHLVITAKKEDYQGSRFTSARLITKGKKDFTYGRVEISAKLPDGKGTWPAIWMLGSNIDTTPWPDCGEIDIMEHVGFDMNRVHGSIHTKSYNHPAQTQKTANILVDDVAGKFHVYAVEWSPLCIDFYVDNQLYFSYQPNEYTPSKWPFNNPCFIIFNLAIGGNWGGTVDESSFPKRMEIDYIRVYQPI; encoded by the coding sequence ATGAGTAGATTCGCTACCTTAACATTGACCTTTATGCTAATATACTTTAGCGCTTATGCTCAAGATAACAACATAAAAAAACAACGTCCCCCTTTAATGCATGGATACAAGTTACTTTGGTCTGATGAGTTCAACAAAGACGGTACACCTGACCCCAAAATCTGGACTATCGAAATCGGTGGACATGGCTGGGGAAATAACGAGCTGCAATACTACACTGACCGCAAAGAAAATGCAGAAGTTAAGAATGGCCATTTAGTCATTACTGCAAAAAAAGAGGACTATCAAGGTAGCAGATTCACTTCAGCCCGACTTATAACCAAAGGGAAAAAGGATTTTACTTATGGAAGAGTTGAAATATCTGCAAAACTACCTGATGGGAAAGGTACTTGGCCTGCAATATGGATGCTAGGTTCTAACATAGATACGACTCCATGGCCTGACTGCGGCGAAATTGACATAATGGAACATGTAGGTTTTGATATGAACAGAGTTCACGGTTCTATTCACACCAAGTCGTATAACCATCCTGCCCAAACTCAAAAAACTGCCAACATTTTGGTGGATGATGTAGCAGGTAAATTTCATGTATATGCTGTAGAATGGAGCCCCTTGTGCATCGACTTTTACGTTGACAACCAACTATATTTCAGTTATCAACCCAACGAATACACACCAAGTAAATGGCCTTTTAACAATCCTTGTTTTATCATTTTCAATTTAGCCATAGGCGGAAACTGGGGTGGAACTGTCGACGAATCTTCCTTTCCCAAAAGAATGGAAATAGACTACATTAGAGTTTATCAACCAATATAA
- a CDS encoding family 16 glycosylhydrolase — MAISVVSSCKSEKDKATPLTIDFTTTIDGTTPNEVKLNANIKGNYDIIRWNFGDEQTLSGETSPTHTYIHKGTYKITLSAWKGLTEFKCEKEIVIEKDILDLDFSLTHNPNNNNTIDFKAILTGSYDKITWNFGNNTTSDNIKETSVTYPYAGTYTVTLSAWSHDVEFKAEKTVTISKDIVNLAIVSQKVDKSNGHKYKLKALVDGTYSNIKWSIKGKEIAGTTETEAYFPFMGTYTVILTVDTEKYSFKKEETFTISSDDPNYVDNLKLAWSDEFDGTSINQNNWKFETGASGWGNNELQNYTNGENASVSNGMLTITARKENDTHKVGSYTSTRMVTAGKRDFRYGRIEIRAKLPKGKGTWPAIWMLGSNIGSAGWPACGEIDILEHIGSNPSMVQAAIHTPSSYGATINVKQQNLPDAETEFHNYGLIWTEKYLKFYIDTPDNVFYTYSPSVRNSSTWPFDKPCFFIMNIAIGGNLGGEIDDSIFPQNMVVDYVRVYQE, encoded by the coding sequence ATGGCAATATCAGTAGTTTCCTCCTGCAAATCTGAAAAAGATAAGGCAACTCCTTTAACTATTGATTTCACAACAACCATCGATGGTACAACCCCAAACGAGGTAAAACTTAACGCCAATATTAAAGGAAACTACGATATTATCCGATGGAATTTTGGTGATGAACAAACTCTATCAGGAGAAACGTCCCCAACTCACACTTACATACATAAAGGCACTTACAAAATTACACTTTCCGCATGGAAAGGACTGACAGAGTTTAAATGCGAGAAAGAAATTGTTATAGAGAAAGACATACTAGACTTAGATTTTTCGCTAACGCACAACCCTAACAACAATAATACTATTGATTTCAAGGCGATCTTAACTGGCAGCTATGATAAAATCACATGGAACTTTGGCAATAATACAACCTCAGACAATATTAAAGAAACATCAGTCACCTACCCCTACGCAGGCACCTATACAGTAACTCTTTCGGCTTGGTCGCACGATGTTGAATTTAAGGCAGAAAAAACTGTAACCATTAGCAAGGATATCGTCAACCTCGCCATCGTATCCCAAAAAGTTGACAAATCTAACGGGCATAAGTATAAACTAAAAGCCCTAGTTGATGGGACTTACAGCAATATCAAATGGTCGATAAAAGGCAAAGAAATAGCAGGCACTACGGAAACAGAAGCATACTTTCCCTTTATGGGCACTTATACCGTTATACTAACAGTAGACACCGAAAAGTACTCATTTAAGAAAGAGGAAACTTTCACCATCTCTAGTGACGATCCTAATTACGTCGACAACCTTAAACTAGCGTGGTCCGACGAATTTGATGGAACATCTATAAATCAAAACAACTGGAAATTTGAAACAGGGGCTAGTGGTTGGGGCAACAATGAACTCCAAAACTACACAAATGGCGAAAATGCCTCGGTAAGTAATGGGATGCTCACCATAACCGCTCGAAAAGAGAACGACACCCACAAGGTGGGCTCCTACACCTCAACCCGTATGGTAACAGCAGGAAAAAGAGACTTCCGTTACGGTAGAATAGAGATACGTGCAAAACTTCCTAAGGGCAAAGGCACCTGGCCCGCCATTTGGATGCTTGGCTCCAACATTGGTTCTGCCGGATGGCCTGCTTGTGGAGAAATAGACATTCTAGAGCATATTGGGAGTAATCCAAGTATGGTACAAGCAGCCATTCATACGCCTTCGAGTTATGGTGCCACCATAAACGTTAAGCAACAAAACTTACCCGATGCTGAAACCGAGTTCCACAACTATGGATTAATATGGACCGAGAAATACTTGAAGTTTTATATCGACACCCCCGATAACGTATTCTACACTTATAGCCCTTCTGTTAGGAATAGCAGTACTTGGCCATTCGACAAGCCCTGCTTCTTTATCATGAACATTGCAATAGGCGGCAACTTAGGCGGCGAAATAGATGACTCCATTTTCCCTCAAAATATGGTAGTAGACTACGTTAGGGTTTACCAAGAATAA
- a CDS encoding RagB/SusD family nutrient uptake outer membrane protein, translating to MKKYSFIVLLMAAVAFTSCSEEFLTSNPTESQEAGGPATEGAILSNLAASYQPLLFDSYANNNYNSIVLMSDLQSDDIYKGGGDAGDQHQLYLLSQFNATPQEQPSGLWNIYFTGIARCNNAIIACSKAVGVTEAKVNQYSAEAHFLRAYYTHLLWKFWGYIPYFKEPLKAPYLAKQMTNPDDIYKEIMEDLDFAIAGDKLPMSVSGSDQGRITKAAAMMLKARVVMYQKDQSRYTEVAKNMAAIIKSGDYVLIDASSIISGETSTPFAAMWKNNYEFCKENIFEVNHLPEGKTWSSGWQGYGTNLPAFISPNGLAGKEIGDFQGGWGFAPVRVSSWNIFEEGDTRREGSINHFEEGYTARFQNTGYFLAKYAARKGYNPQGDVDLNYCNNLRIFRYAETLLNYAELVVMNGQSEVDGITAQWCLDQIRKRAFGTDKSIPVTAANIKLERHREFIGEGMRYWDLVRWGDAATVLTESTPLSTRTWNENKKYLPIPQSEIDKTKGTGEYELKQLSKY from the coding sequence ATGAAGAAATATAGCTTTATAGTTTTACTCATGGCTGCGGTGGCCTTCACCTCGTGCAGCGAAGAGTTTCTCACCTCGAACCCTACCGAATCTCAAGAGGCAGGTGGACCAGCAACAGAGGGAGCCATTCTTTCGAACTTGGCAGCAAGTTATCAGCCGTTGCTCTTCGATAGCTACGCCAACAACAACTACAACAGCATCGTACTAATGTCTGATCTGCAATCGGATGACATCTACAAGGGCGGTGGTGATGCCGGCGACCAGCACCAACTCTACCTACTATCTCAGTTTAACGCCACACCCCAAGAGCAACCATCGGGCCTTTGGAACATCTACTTCACTGGTATTGCCCGCTGCAACAATGCCATCATTGCCTGCAGCAAAGCTGTTGGAGTAACAGAGGCAAAGGTTAACCAATACAGCGCAGAAGCCCATTTTTTACGCGCCTACTACACCCATCTTCTGTGGAAATTTTGGGGCTATATTCCATACTTTAAGGAACCACTAAAAGCACCATACCTTGCCAAGCAAATGACTAACCCTGATGATATCTACAAGGAAATCATGGAAGACTTAGACTTTGCAATTGCTGGAGATAAGCTCCCCATGTCGGTTAGCGGCAGCGACCAAGGCCGCATCACTAAAGCAGCAGCGATGATGCTCAAAGCACGTGTGGTGATGTACCAAAAAGATCAAAGCCGATATACTGAGGTTGCCAAGAACATGGCTGCTATTATTAAAAGCGGCGATTACGTCCTAATTGACGCATCAAGCATAATCTCAGGAGAAACCAGCACTCCTTTTGCAGCAATGTGGAAGAATAACTACGAATTCTGCAAGGAAAATATCTTTGAGGTCAACCACCTTCCCGAAGGCAAAACATGGTCAAGCGGATGGCAAGGCTACGGCACCAACCTTCCTGCGTTCATCTCGCCAAACGGACTTGCTGGCAAAGAGATTGGAGATTTTCAAGGAGGTTGGGGATTTGCTCCTGTACGCGTTTCCTCTTGGAATATCTTCGAAGAGGGAGATACCCGCCGCGAAGGCTCTATAAATCATTTCGAAGAAGGTTACACAGCCCGATTCCAAAACACAGGCTACTTTCTTGCCAAGTACGCTGCTCGTAAGGGATATAACCCCCAAGGGGACGTTGACCTCAACTACTGCAACAACCTTCGAATCTTCCGCTATGCAGAAACGCTACTTAACTATGCAGAATTGGTTGTTATGAATGGACAATCTGAAGTCGATGGAATTACTGCACAATGGTGCCTTGACCAAATAAGAAAGCGTGCATTCGGAACCGACAAGTCAATTCCTGTGACTGCAGCAAACATTAAGTTAGAGCGTCATCGCGAGTTTATTGGCGAAGGCATGCGCTACTGGGATTTAGTACGTTGGGGCGATGCAGCCACTGTGCTAACCGAATCGACACCTCTTAGCACCCGTACTTGGAATGAGAACAAGAAATACCTCCCAATTCCCCAGTCTGAAATAGATAAAACCAAAGGGACTGGAGAATACGAACTAAAACAGCTTAGCAAGTACTAG
- a CDS encoding TonB-dependent receptor yields MKQKIHLTIWLLLAFTLQTYAQGKITGKVTSANDGQPLPGVSVAIMGSTRGVTTSIDGMYSIEAKKGETLIFSSIGYETYKEILTGQKAINVSLKESNQKIDELVVVGYGIQKKSVVTAAISKVSAEQLNTSKPSRVEDVLKGKASGVQITQSSGQPGSDSKVRIRGIGTINNSEPLYIVDGMAVDGGINYLNPTDIQSVEVLKDAASSAIYGARAANGVILITTKNGQKGKPTVSYDVTYGWQNPWKEKSVLNATEYMNIMNESLVNDGKAPRYTAEQIKSAGTGTNWQKETFNYDAPVQSHQVSVSGGTDKGTYFLSFGYYDQEGIVGGNYNKSNYNRYSIRLNSSYNLFEDNSRNFLNKLRAGTNVGYSRSKSSGIETNSEYGSILGSAVTFSPLVSVYADDATAAEILAQHPYAVKDKNGKVFSTPPAGFQELANPVGMLNQPNGSVNNDDKFVANFWGELDIFEGLKFKSSFGADLAFWGYDDYSFPYFLATQGKNQDFSTVSSNMNRGYKWQVENVLSYSKSFDKHNLTVVLGQSAQKYTYKNIGGNFRDLLETDPNKAVINYCIADQKLSKINGGTGGYDNTTLASYFGRLDYNYNERYILQGTVRRDGSSNFGSANKWAIFPAFSLGWNITNEEFMQNRPTWLSQLKLRAGWGKNGNEHIGGFLYTSLMQGGQNYYFGGSYQLGTLQKVGENGGMMQYGSSPARIANPDIKWEESEQVDLGLDARLFSSKVNLGFDYFKKKTNGMLMYIPIPDYVGMAAPMGNVGDMENWGLEFELGYKEKIGDVNFSVNANATYLKNKLVKLGNASGESILQNAGASGLGSYVKEENGEIFPFFYGFKTDGIAQNKAQADAYNAKYGEKAQAGDVLFHDLNNDGKITDADKTKIGKGMPDWTYGLSLNADWKGIDLALFFQGTLGNDIFDFSQRGDIPAMNRPSWILDRWIGEGTSNKLPRMTIENPNGNWRSSDLYIKDGSYLRLKTAQLGYTLPLGLTKKASIQRLRLFVSAENLITITGYDGFDPEVASGDYTTIGIDRGIYPQSRTISVGANITF; encoded by the coding sequence ATGAAACAAAAAATTCACTTGACAATTTGGTTGCTCCTTGCCTTTACCTTGCAGACATATGCGCAGGGTAAGATAACAGGTAAGGTTACATCGGCCAATGATGGGCAACCTCTACCAGGGGTTTCTGTTGCAATTATGGGTAGTACCAGAGGGGTTACTACCAGCATAGATGGCATGTATTCTATAGAAGCGAAGAAGGGCGAAACGCTCATTTTTTCGTCTATTGGGTACGAGACTTACAAGGAGATTCTTACTGGCCAAAAGGCGATAAACGTAAGCCTAAAAGAATCGAACCAAAAGATCGACGAACTAGTGGTGGTTGGCTACGGTATTCAAAAGAAAAGCGTAGTAACAGCAGCCATCAGTAAGGTATCCGCCGAACAGCTGAATACCTCCAAGCCTTCGCGCGTAGAGGATGTGTTAAAAGGAAAGGCTTCGGGTGTACAAATCACTCAAAGTTCGGGACAGCCAGGATCTGACTCTAAAGTGCGTATCCGTGGTATTGGTACCATTAACAACAGCGAACCTCTATATATTGTAGACGGCATGGCAGTAGATGGAGGAATCAACTACCTAAACCCAACCGACATTCAATCGGTAGAAGTGCTAAAGGATGCAGCCTCATCAGCCATTTACGGGGCACGCGCAGCCAACGGCGTTATCCTTATCACCACCAAGAATGGACAAAAAGGGAAACCCACCGTTAGCTACGACGTTACCTACGGTTGGCAAAATCCTTGGAAGGAGAAGTCAGTTCTGAATGCAACCGAGTACATGAACATCATGAACGAGTCGCTTGTTAACGATGGGAAAGCGCCTAGATATACTGCTGAGCAGATAAAAAGTGCAGGTACTGGTACCAACTGGCAAAAGGAAACCTTTAACTACGATGCTCCCGTACAAAGCCACCAGGTTAGTGTATCGGGAGGAACCGACAAGGGCACCTACTTCCTTTCATTTGGCTACTACGACCAAGAAGGTATTGTTGGAGGCAACTACAACAAATCAAACTACAACCGCTACAGCATTCGTTTAAACAGCAGCTACAACCTGTTTGAAGACAACAGCCGTAACTTTCTTAATAAGCTAAGAGCTGGCACTAACGTTGGCTACTCGCGCAGCAAGTCGTCGGGCATCGAAACTAACTCAGAGTATGGCTCTATACTAGGTAGCGCCGTTACATTCTCGCCACTTGTTTCGGTTTATGCCGACGATGCTACTGCCGCCGAAATCCTAGCCCAGCACCCATACGCTGTAAAGGATAAAAACGGCAAGGTATTCTCGACTCCGCCTGCAGGCTTCCAGGAACTAGCCAACCCAGTTGGTATGCTCAACCAACCTAATGGCAGTGTTAACAACGACGATAAGTTTGTTGCCAACTTCTGGGGCGAACTAGACATATTCGAAGGGTTGAAGTTCAAGTCGAGCTTTGGGGCAGACCTAGCCTTTTGGGGTTACGACGACTATTCCTTCCCCTACTTCTTGGCCACTCAAGGAAAGAATCAAGACTTCAGTACCGTTTCGAGCAACATGAATCGTGGCTACAAGTGGCAGGTTGAAAATGTGCTTAGCTACAGCAAGTCTTTCGACAAGCATAACCTTACCGTTGTTCTTGGCCAATCTGCCCAAAAATACACCTACAAAAATATTGGAGGCAATTTTAGAGACCTTCTAGAAACCGATCCAAACAAAGCAGTGATAAACTACTGCATTGCCGACCAAAAATTATCTAAAATTAACGGTGGAACAGGTGGGTACGACAACACCACGCTTGCCTCATACTTTGGCAGGCTAGATTACAACTACAACGAGCGCTACATCCTACAAGGTACCGTACGCCGCGATGGCTCATCTAACTTCGGATCTGCCAACAAATGGGCCATATTCCCCGCATTCTCGCTAGGATGGAACATAACCAACGAAGAATTTATGCAAAATCGCCCAACATGGTTAAGCCAGTTAAAGTTACGAGCAGGTTGGGGTAAGAACGGTAACGAGCATATTGGAGGATTCCTTTACACCTCGCTTATGCAGGGCGGTCAGAACTACTACTTTGGTGGATCGTACCAACTAGGGACTCTACAAAAGGTTGGGGAAAATGGAGGAATGATGCAGTATGGAAGTTCTCCTGCTCGTATAGCAAACCCTGATATTAAGTGGGAGGAATCGGAACAAGTAGACCTTGGCCTTGACGCACGCCTCTTTAGCAGCAAGGTAAACCTTGGCTTTGACTACTTCAAGAAGAAAACCAACGGCATGTTGATGTACATTCCCATCCCCGATTACGTGGGTATGGCAGCCCCAATGGGCAACGTTGGCGACATGGAGAACTGGGGACTTGAGTTTGAGTTGGGTTACAAAGAAAAGATTGGAGACGTAAACTTCTCGGTTAACGCCAATGCAACCTACCTAAAGAATAAGTTAGTAAAGTTAGGCAACGCCTCTGGCGAGTCTATTCTCCAAAATGCAGGTGCTTCGGGACTTGGATCGTACGTTAAGGAGGAAAATGGTGAAATATTCCCATTCTTCTACGGTTTTAAAACTGATGGTATTGCACAGAATAAAGCACAAGCCGATGCCTATAATGCCAAGTACGGAGAAAAAGCTCAAGCTGGCGACGTACTATTCCACGACCTAAATAACGACGGTAAGATTACAGATGCAGATAAAACCAAGATCGGTAAAGGTATGCCCGATTGGACCTATGGTCTCTCGCTTAATGCAGACTGGAAAGGCATAGACCTAGCCCTATTCTTCCAAGGAACTCTGGGCAACGACATATTCGACTTCTCTCAACGCGGCGATATACCAGCCATGAACCGTCCATCTTGGATCCTTGATCGCTGGATTGGCGAAGGAACCTCAAACAAGCTTCCACGTATGACCATTGAAAACCCCAACGGAAACTGGCGTTCTTCGGATCTTTACATCAAAGATGGTTCGTACCTGCGTCTAAAGACCGCTCAATTAGGCTATACCCTTCCACTAGGACTTACCAAAAAGGCATCAATCCAACGTTTACGCCTATTTGTATCGGCCGAAAACCTTATTACCATTACTGGATACGATGGATTTGACCCCGAAGTTGCTTCTGGCGATTATACAACCATTGGTATCGACCGTGGCATCTACCCACAATCTAGAACCATTTCGGTTGGTGCAAACATCACGTTCTAA